One window of the Pseudofrankia sp. DC12 genome contains the following:
- a CDS encoding amino acid adenylation domain-containing protein: MVVSSRYEDGLAPVGTAGEGTVLEDWNDFRVPASTTTVAELFTAQVRRSPDAPALVAPQRRLTYRELGARVFQLARALRARGLGPEDVVGIRLARSAEMVIAVLAVMAAGGAFVPVEPAWPEARRRQVLAEARARLVVTGPDAVSSSGALVDGLPAVLASLAAWPWDGQSREPLDLPIPSAGLAYVMFTSGSTGTPKGAMIRQDAIAERLRWQATDLFGFGPDDASLFKAPLSFDISINEILLPLVCGGRVVVAGPDGEIDPGYLVDLIEQERVTFVYLVSSMLDILLEAAEGTSALGSLRHVWCGGEVLTPALFARFRAQLGTALYHGYGPAETTIGVSHVIYRDSAERLAASIGRPNPHTQLHLLDDRLEPVPGGAVGELYVAGFLLGRGYVHNPAMTAARFVADPFAGGGARMYRTGDLARWNAAAGWLEFVGRTDNQVKIRGMRLELEEVEAALAAHPWVRRAAVVLSQEAAAPRLLAFVVPDADRAGVGRAGSGPGAAAVAGDPVVGEVLAWCAAQLPQYMVPSVVTVLDTLPVTAGGKVDRRALTPPPAAHASVRG, encoded by the coding sequence ATGGTTGTGAGTTCGCGCTATGAGGACGGTCTGGCGCCCGTCGGGACGGCCGGCGAGGGCACGGTGCTCGAGGACTGGAACGACTTCAGGGTGCCCGCGTCCACCACGACCGTCGCCGAGCTGTTCACCGCCCAGGTACGGCGCTCACCGGACGCGCCCGCGCTGGTGGCGCCGCAACGGCGGCTGACCTACCGGGAGCTCGGGGCCCGGGTGTTCCAGCTCGCCAGGGCGCTGCGCGCGCGGGGCCTCGGCCCGGAGGACGTCGTCGGCATCCGGCTCGCGCGGTCGGCGGAGATGGTCATCGCGGTGCTCGCGGTGATGGCCGCCGGCGGCGCGTTCGTCCCGGTCGAGCCGGCCTGGCCCGAGGCGCGCCGCCGCCAGGTGCTCGCCGAGGCGCGGGCCCGGCTGGTCGTGACCGGTCCGGACGCGGTGTCCTCGTCCGGCGCGCTGGTGGACGGTCTGCCCGCGGTCCTGGCCAGCCTGGCCGCCTGGCCCTGGGACGGTCAGTCCCGCGAGCCGCTCGATCTGCCGATTCCCTCGGCAGGGCTGGCCTACGTCATGTTCACCTCCGGGTCGACCGGGACCCCGAAAGGGGCGATGATCCGCCAGGACGCGATCGCCGAGCGGCTGCGGTGGCAGGCCACGGACCTGTTCGGGTTCGGGCCGGATGACGCGTCCCTGTTCAAGGCGCCGCTGTCGTTCGACATCTCCATCAACGAGATCCTGCTGCCGCTGGTCTGCGGCGGCCGGGTTGTCGTGGCGGGGCCGGACGGTGAGATCGACCCGGGCTATCTGGTCGATCTGATCGAGCAGGAGCGGGTCACCTTCGTCTATCTCGTGTCCTCGATGCTGGACATTCTCCTGGAGGCGGCGGAAGGGACGTCGGCGCTCGGTTCGCTGCGCCACGTCTGGTGCGGGGGAGAGGTGCTGACGCCCGCGCTCTTCGCCCGTTTCCGCGCCCAGCTCGGTACCGCGCTCTACCACGGGTACGGCCCCGCCGAAACCACGATCGGCGTTTCCCACGTGATCTACCGGGACAGCGCGGAGCGTCTGGCCGCGTCGATCGGCCGGCCCAATCCGCATACCCAGCTCCACCTGCTCGACGACCGGCTGGAGCCGGTGCCGGGCGGCGCGGTCGGTGAGCTGTACGTGGCCGGTTTCCTGCTCGGCCGCGGCTATGTGCACAACCCGGCGATGACCGCCGCGCGTTTCGTCGCCGACCCGTTCGCCGGCGGCGGCGCGCGGATGTACCGGACCGGGGACCTCGCCCGCTGGAACGCCGCCGCCGGCTGGCTGGAGTTCGTGGGGCGCACCGACAACCAGGTGAAGATCCGAGGGATGCGGCTGGAGCTGGAGGAGGTCGAGGCCGCGCTCGCCGCGCACCCCTGGGTGCGCCGGGCGGCGGTCGTGCTCTCCCAGGAGGCCGCCGCGCCCCGGCTGCTCGCCTTCGTCGTCCCCGACGCGGACCGCGCCGGCGTCGGCCGGGCCGGCTCCGGGCCAGGAGCGGCGGCGGTCGCCGGCGACCCGGTCGTCGGCGAGGTGCTGGCCTGGTGCGCCGCCCAGCTACCCCAGTACATGGTGCCGAGCGTCGTGACCGTGCTCGACACCCTCCCGGTCACCGCTGGCGGCAAGGTCGACCGCCGAGCCCTGACGCCGCCGCCAGCCGCCCACGCGTCCGTGCGCGGCTAG
- a CDS encoding non-ribosomal peptide synthetase, with amino-acid sequence MVASRPATPTPSHPPRDDAPGGHEPAAAAHGPAPLSSAQRRSWFLHRLAPDSSAYHLSVGARLTGPLDLEALTAALRDVVDRHETLRTVYPADAAGGPTQVVLDRPAAELFTVTFQDLTARPAAAVRAAMAAFGREPIDLGGQIPLRALVARVGPDEHVLYLVLAHIAADDPSLAILFADLAACYRARCQGGRPEPGAPSARYADHARREGTAEQLTEVTRHLSWWRDALSPPPPLLAAALAGARDDREPAPARHPDLADADRPALRREVTLTAEVTRRLRALAVAHQTSLADVLLAAGMVLLHRSTGETDIAVGTSVTDRPHTGLEGVVGNFANTVVLRARVDARRTFGALVEAVRERSFAARARREAPFDEVVRALRDDQGRCAASARPEGSPGRPLGPGLVGGTGGGLFDVAFSHRSRLLPDVALPGLSVEELGLENGAARFPLVLTAQDDPDAVTVAVAVDATVFTAAAADRLVGRFARLCEQADEHVVVGELDALSAAERRLVVDDWPSGPVSPLVERSLTGLVADQAQRAPDALAVVGLDGDGGPAVTLSYGELERRAEEVAARLRAAGVGPEVTVGVCVPRSAALVVALLGVLRAGGAFVPLEASWPARRVVAVAGGAGIAAVVTGAGVALPELPTAGPPGVPSTGTVPVIRLDPAGRPAGVHDGVEATATDLSADPGLVEDPSGGVDLENLAYVIYTSGSTGTPKGVMIRHQAICNRLRWQADLLGLTAGDVLLHKAPLGVDISVNEIFLPLTAGARLVVAPPRAESDPDALLEIIREHSVTFCYVGTSLLDAMLGRPDAAVAGLSLRYVWCGGEVLPDELYRRFRDRWDARMFHGYGPAEATIGVSCRVFEPGGAAPRVSIGRPNPNTQIRILDDEYNPVPVGAVGELFISGLPLARGYLNDPRRTADRFMPDPFSPVPGSRMYATGDLARFRPDGEIEFLGRADNQVKIRGFRVEPEEIEHALARHPGVRQAVVVLATARAGTDELRAYYLAEGDAAPPTAAQLRAWLSERLPRHLVPDVFVPVGELPRTAAGKTDRRALAALGSPAPDPSGAEHLAPAAGLEQLVADVWSQVLGVERVGADDDFFGLGGHSLLLIRVQTQLEARLGRRVALPDLCAHTTVERLARRLDAVRADADGPGRDA; translated from the coding sequence ATGGTCGCGAGCCGGCCTGCCACACCCACGCCGTCCCACCCGCCCCGCGACGACGCCCCGGGCGGCCACGAGCCCGCGGCCGCCGCGCACGGTCCCGCGCCGCTGTCGTCGGCCCAGCGCCGGTCGTGGTTCCTGCACCGGCTCGCCCCCGACAGCAGCGCCTACCACCTGTCGGTGGGCGCCCGTCTCACCGGCCCGCTCGACCTCGAGGCTCTGACCGCGGCGTTGCGCGACGTCGTCGACCGGCACGAGACTCTGCGGACCGTCTACCCGGCCGACGCGGCCGGCGGGCCGACGCAGGTCGTCCTCGACCGCCCGGCCGCCGAGCTGTTCACCGTCACCTTCCAGGACCTGACGGCGCGGCCGGCGGCCGCGGTGCGGGCGGCGATGGCGGCCTTCGGGCGGGAGCCGATCGACCTCGGCGGGCAGATCCCGCTGCGCGCTTTGGTGGCGCGGGTCGGGCCGGACGAACATGTCCTGTACCTGGTGCTCGCCCACATCGCCGCCGACGACCCGAGCTTGGCGATCCTGTTCGCCGATCTCGCCGCGTGCTACCGGGCCCGGTGCCAGGGCGGCCGGCCCGAGCCGGGAGCGCCGTCGGCCCGGTATGCCGATCATGCCCGGCGCGAGGGCACGGCCGAGCAGCTGACCGAGGTCACCCGCCACCTGTCGTGGTGGCGTGACGCGCTCTCGCCGCCACCGCCGCTGCTCGCCGCCGCGCTGGCCGGCGCCCGCGACGACCGCGAGCCGGCGCCGGCCCGACACCCGGACCTGGCGGATGCCGACCGTCCGGCACTGCGCCGCGAGGTGACGCTGACCGCCGAGGTCACCCGGCGGCTGCGCGCCCTCGCCGTCGCGCACCAGACCTCCCTCGCCGACGTCCTGCTCGCCGCCGGAATGGTCCTGCTGCACCGCTCCACCGGCGAGACGGACATCGCCGTCGGCACCTCCGTCACCGATCGCCCGCACACCGGGCTGGAGGGCGTGGTCGGGAACTTCGCCAACACGGTCGTGCTGCGGGCCCGGGTCGACGCCAGGCGCACGTTCGGCGCGCTGGTCGAGGCGGTGCGCGAACGCAGCTTCGCGGCCAGGGCCCGCCGGGAGGCGCCGTTCGACGAGGTCGTCCGGGCGCTGCGCGACGACCAGGGCAGGTGTGCCGCGAGTGCCAGGCCCGAGGGCTCGCCCGGCCGCCCGCTGGGCCCGGGCCTCGTCGGTGGCACCGGCGGGGGCCTCTTCGACGTTGCGTTCTCCCACCGCTCGCGGCTGCTGCCCGACGTCGCCCTGCCCGGCCTGAGCGTCGAGGAGCTCGGGCTGGAGAACGGTGCCGCGCGCTTCCCGCTGGTCCTGACCGCGCAGGACGACCCGGACGCCGTCACGGTCGCCGTGGCCGTCGACGCCACCGTCTTCACGGCCGCGGCCGCGGACCGGCTGGTCGGCCGGTTCGCCCGGTTGTGCGAGCAGGCCGATGAGCACGTCGTGGTCGGCGAGCTCGACGCCCTGTCCGCCGCGGAGCGCCGGCTCGTCGTCGACGACTGGCCGAGCGGGCCGGTGAGCCCGCTCGTCGAGCGCTCGCTCACCGGCCTGGTGGCCGACCAGGCCCAGCGGGCGCCCGACGCGCTCGCGGTGGTCGGCCTCGACGGTGACGGTGGCCCCGCCGTCACGCTCAGCTACGGCGAGCTCGAACGACGGGCCGAAGAGGTGGCCGCCCGGCTGCGCGCCGCGGGGGTCGGCCCCGAGGTCACCGTCGGGGTCTGCGTCCCGCGGTCCGCCGCGCTCGTGGTCGCCCTGCTCGGCGTCCTGCGGGCCGGCGGCGCCTTCGTGCCGCTGGAAGCCAGCTGGCCGGCCCGGCGCGTCGTGGCCGTCGCCGGCGGTGCCGGGATCGCGGCGGTGGTCACCGGGGCTGGCGTCGCCCTGCCCGAGCTGCCCACGGCCGGTCCACCCGGCGTTCCGTCGACCGGGACCGTGCCGGTGATCCGCCTCGACCCCGCCGGCCGGCCTGCTGGAGTGCACGACGGCGTCGAGGCCACGGCCACCGATCTGAGCGCGGACCCGGGCCTGGTCGAAGACCCGAGCGGTGGCGTCGACCTGGAGAACCTCGCGTACGTGATCTACACCTCCGGGTCGACCGGGACGCCGAAGGGCGTGATGATCCGCCATCAGGCGATCTGCAACCGGCTGCGCTGGCAGGCCGACCTGCTGGGTCTCACGGCCGGCGACGTCCTGCTGCACAAGGCGCCGCTGGGCGTCGACATCTCGGTCAACGAGATCTTCCTGCCGCTGACGGCCGGGGCGCGCCTCGTCGTCGCGCCGCCGCGGGCCGAGAGCGACCCGGACGCGCTGCTGGAGATCATCCGCGAGCACTCCGTGACGTTCTGCTACGTCGGGACGTCCCTGCTCGACGCGATGCTCGGCCGCCCGGACGCCGCGGTGGCCGGGCTGTCGCTGCGGTACGTCTGGTGCGGCGGCGAGGTGCTGCCCGACGAGCTGTACCGCCGGTTCCGGGACCGGTGGGACGCGCGGATGTTCCACGGCTACGGGCCGGCCGAGGCGACGATCGGCGTCTCCTGCCGGGTGTTCGAGCCAGGCGGCGCAGCCCCGCGCGTCTCGATCGGCCGGCCCAACCCGAACACCCAGATCCGGATCCTCGACGACGAGTACAACCCGGTGCCGGTGGGCGCGGTCGGCGAGCTGTTCATCAGCGGTCTGCCCCTCGCGCGGGGCTACCTCAACGACCCGCGCCGCACGGCGGACCGGTTCATGCCCGACCCGTTCAGCCCGGTGCCGGGCAGCCGGATGTACGCGACCGGGGACCTGGCCCGGTTCCGCCCCGACGGGGAGATCGAGTTCCTGGGCCGGGCCGACAACCAGGTCAAGATCCGCGGCTTCCGGGTGGAGCCGGAGGAGATCGAGCACGCGCTGGCCCGCCACCCCGGCGTGCGCCAGGCCGTCGTCGTGCTAGCCACCGCCCGGGCCGGCACGGACGAGCTGCGGGCGTACTACCTGGCCGAGGGCGACGCCGCCCCGCCCACGGCCGCCCAGCTGCGGGCCTGGCTGTCCGAGCGGCTGCCCCGCCACCTGGTCCCCGATGTCTTCGTCCCGGTCGGCGAGCTGCCGCGCACGGCGGCCGGCAAGACCGACCGGCGCGCGCTCGCCGCGCTCGGCTCCCCGGCACCGGATCCCTCGGGCGCCGAGCACCTCGCCCCGGCCGCCGGCCTGGAACAGCTCGTCGCCGACGTCTGGTCCCAGGTGCTGGGGGTCGAACGGGTCGGGGCCGACGACGACTTCTTCGGGCTCGGTGGCCACTCGCTGCTGCTGATCCGGGTGCAGACCCAGCTGGAGGCGCGCCTCGGCCGGCGGGTCGCGCTGCCCGACCTGTGCGCCCACACCACCGTCGAGCGGCTCGCCCGCCGGCTGGACGCCGTGCGGGCCGACGCGGACGGCCCGGGTCGCGATGCCTGA
- a CDS encoding YqcI/YcgG family protein encodes MRDTLHARAVSAAGAAGSLHEEALDLAIGLMPKWGAGAARDLIATLRSEAEPFPCVFAVAAANSGGLRFGFVDDLSDERTWSVLPDILASYLATYQSISRNTSLVVFFGSGNGTVGQESDDVLGYERRFWSLLRYLHDSDGEPWPSDIPTDTDDPAWEFSFRGSPIFVVCNTPAHRRLRSRSNPVFNITFQPRWVFEGLAPTTPRGAAARKVIRERLRRMDEVDSTPLLGSYGDPANREWKQYFLRDDASVAAGCPFRARWEAAGGPAAGGHSGETKEAHGQAAAGGLAAAPAHDEPAPRLFKVVVNQEQQYSVWPQERRNALGWFDTFVTGTRSECLDSIELAWGDLRPRSLRRRMSATAGRTAATGAGARARAGRPGAVAARDRVSV; translated from the coding sequence GTGCGAGACACTCTGCATGCCCGGGCGGTGAGTGCCGCCGGCGCGGCCGGTTCCCTCCACGAGGAGGCGCTGGACCTCGCCATCGGCCTGATGCCGAAATGGGGCGCCGGCGCCGCCCGCGACCTGATCGCGACCCTGCGGTCCGAGGCCGAGCCGTTTCCGTGCGTCTTCGCGGTGGCCGCCGCCAACAGCGGCGGGCTGCGGTTCGGCTTCGTCGACGACCTGTCCGACGAGCGGACCTGGTCGGTGCTGCCCGACATCCTCGCCAGCTACCTCGCGACCTACCAGTCGATCTCGCGGAACACCTCCCTGGTCGTGTTCTTCGGGTCCGGCAACGGGACGGTCGGGCAGGAGAGCGACGACGTCCTCGGGTACGAGCGGCGGTTCTGGTCGCTGCTGCGCTACCTGCACGACAGCGACGGCGAGCCCTGGCCGTCGGACATCCCGACCGACACCGACGACCCGGCCTGGGAGTTCAGCTTCCGCGGCTCCCCGATCTTCGTCGTCTGCAACACGCCGGCCCACCGCCGGCTGCGCAGCCGGAGCAACCCGGTCTTCAACATCACGTTCCAGCCGCGCTGGGTCTTCGAGGGGCTGGCACCGACCACCCCGCGGGGCGCGGCGGCCCGGAAGGTCATCCGCGAGCGGCTGCGGCGGATGGACGAGGTGGACTCGACCCCGCTGCTGGGCTCGTACGGCGACCCGGCGAACCGGGAATGGAAGCAGTACTTCCTGCGTGACGACGCCTCGGTCGCCGCCGGGTGCCCGTTCCGGGCGAGGTGGGAGGCCGCCGGCGGGCCGGCCGCCGGAGGCCACTCGGGCGAGACCAAGGAAGCGCACGGGCAGGCGGCTGCCGGCGGGCTGGCCGCCGCGCCGGCCCACGACGAGCCGGCGCCCCGCCTGTTCAAGGTGGTCGTCAACCAGGAGCAGCAGTACTCGGTGTGGCCCCAGGAGCGCCGCAACGCGCTCGGCTGGTTCGACACGTTCGTGACGGGGACCCGGAGCGAGTGCCTGGACAGCATCGAGCTGGCCTGGGGCGACCTGCGGCCGCGCAGCCTGCGGCGCCGCATGTCCGCGACCGCCGGGCGCACCGCCGCGACGGGCGCCGGAGCGCGGGCGCGGGCTGGCCGGCCCGGCGCGGTCGCCGCGCGGGACCGAGTCTCCGTCTGA
- a CDS encoding peptide synthetase yields MTPDQTTTTLAELTSPDHPLDPAPAAGPDDARTLTAGGDDLVRRVEAAQRGAGAHALVRAFAANPAFRAAEWEELTTESDPYRRPVRPADLGWLDYATELAAADVLKLSGLLGHRMLRNIYDADLLYLPPSRSEAADRDGADFYGPANRLRGALAQPVLERHLFSFLASARPSSPGGRLGGLLGDLHGYWEERRDHPGDAFAVLRGTLDRREATTFALLQLSAFLPAARTAVGRGALGEYDLAQPAARALLLAHYQRWVAGSASWAALLAAAGLTASVGAYWQLYLNTSLARGNHSHQLSRSPLRHAELLGAFTHQLVDESVTAESWADAVEDGLGDRPAFFAQPVPLATPAALDELVGALLAPLLAVSGDAALTAFHAGFADAAQLARLWDRDLAAQLAWADAIEEHKAKARAIDAYLTAEGIEVDLDTFVESCDETSTTHVHDEHRLVMIESGDMHFWNNVTHKISLSDGDKILIPKSRLHGSTVLSGVCTYHQPIIPDDMYLRF; encoded by the coding sequence ATGACCCCGGACCAGACGACGACGACGCTGGCCGAGCTCACCAGCCCGGACCACCCACTCGACCCGGCACCCGCGGCCGGCCCCGACGACGCGCGGACCCTGACCGCCGGTGGGGACGACCTGGTCCGCCGGGTGGAGGCCGCCCAGCGCGGCGCGGGCGCGCACGCGCTGGTCCGTGCCTTCGCGGCCAACCCGGCGTTCCGGGCCGCCGAGTGGGAGGAGCTGACCACCGAGTCGGACCCCTACCGGCGCCCGGTCCGGCCCGCCGACCTGGGCTGGCTGGACTACGCCACCGAGCTGGCCGCCGCCGACGTGCTGAAGCTCTCCGGCCTGCTCGGGCACCGGATGCTGCGCAACATCTACGACGCCGACCTGCTCTACCTGCCGCCGAGCCGCAGCGAGGCGGCCGACCGGGACGGCGCCGACTTCTACGGCCCGGCGAACCGGCTGCGCGGCGCGCTCGCCCAGCCGGTCCTCGAACGCCACCTGTTCTCCTTCCTGGCCTCGGCCCGGCCATCCTCGCCCGGCGGCCGGCTCGGTGGGCTGCTGGGCGACCTGCACGGGTACTGGGAGGAACGCCGCGACCACCCGGGAGACGCGTTCGCGGTCCTGCGCGGCACCCTCGACCGGCGCGAGGCGACGACGTTCGCGCTGCTGCAGCTCTCGGCCTTCCTGCCGGCGGCGCGCACGGCGGTCGGGCGCGGCGCGCTCGGCGAGTACGACCTCGCCCAGCCCGCCGCCCGGGCCCTGCTCCTCGCCCACTACCAGCGCTGGGTGGCGGGCTCGGCCAGCTGGGCGGCCCTGCTCGCCGCGGCGGGGCTCACCGCGTCGGTCGGCGCCTACTGGCAGCTGTACCTGAACACGTCGCTGGCCCGCGGCAACCACAGCCACCAGCTGTCCCGGTCGCCGCTGCGCCACGCCGAGCTGCTCGGCGCGTTCACGCACCAGCTCGTCGACGAGTCGGTCACCGCCGAGTCCTGGGCGGACGCGGTCGAGGACGGCCTCGGCGACCGGCCCGCCTTCTTCGCCCAGCCGGTGCCGCTGGCCACCCCGGCCGCGCTCGACGAGCTGGTCGGCGCGCTGCTGGCCCCGCTGCTCGCGGTGTCCGGCGACGCGGCGCTGACCGCGTTCCACGCGGGCTTCGCCGACGCGGCCCAGCTCGCCCGGCTGTGGGACCGCGACCTCGCCGCGCAGCTGGCCTGGGCGGACGCGATTGAGGAACACAAGGCGAAGGCGCGGGCCATCGACGCCTACCTGACGGCCGAGGGCATCGAGGTCGATCTGGACACGTTCGTCGAGTCCTGCGACGAGACGTCGACGACGCATGTCCACGACGAGCACCGGCTGGTCATGATCGAGTCCGGCGACATGCATTTCTGGAACAACGTCACGCACAAGATCTCGCTGAGCGACGGCGACAAGATTCTCATCCCGAAATCGCGGCTGCACGGGTCCACCGTGCTTTCTGGGGTGTGTACGTACCACCAGCCGATCATTCCGGACGACATGTACCTGAGGTTCTAG